In Synechococcus sp. CC9616, the following are encoded in one genomic region:
- a CDS encoding lipopolysaccharide assembly protein LapB, translating into MPGRRVAVISLVAAGAGLLASLSLSWWLPGISGQSKRTIGDHRVSDLIRQGNIDDLGAADRQELLEQLLAAGQRQEAQQLLEDSIGAPRSRRERLLLIDLQLRNGDVQAASRGLNQLQRLHPADPDVLLLQALLNLQKESPEVALKAMEQRFKSAAAAQRIELGLLLADAQLRSGKPASAEATYQTLAKTDPQDTRPLIAHALLTQEAGDHNLLMALLAEARRRDEAAGRSTDRIDELAAGWGISATRLKVLGPRQGTPQTP; encoded by the coding sequence ATGCCTGGTCGACGCGTGGCCGTGATCTCCCTGGTGGCAGCAGGAGCAGGGCTCCTGGCGTCTCTTTCACTGTCCTGGTGGCTTCCGGGCATCTCAGGACAGAGCAAGCGAACCATCGGCGACCACCGGGTCTCAGATCTGATCCGTCAGGGAAACATTGATGATCTTGGCGCTGCAGATCGACAGGAACTGCTTGAACAGTTGCTGGCAGCCGGTCAGCGACAGGAGGCTCAACAGCTTCTGGAAGACTCAATTGGAGCGCCACGTTCACGTCGGGAGCGACTGCTGCTCATCGATCTCCAGCTCCGCAACGGCGACGTTCAGGCCGCATCAAGGGGACTGAACCAATTGCAGCGCCTGCATCCAGCCGACCCGGATGTCCTCCTTCTGCAGGCCCTGTTGAACCTGCAGAAGGAGTCTCCAGAGGTGGCTCTGAAAGCGATGGAACAACGTTTTAAAAGCGCAGCTGCAGCTCAGCGAATCGAGCTTGGATTGCTTCTGGCAGATGCGCAGCTCAGAAGCGGGAAGCCGGCGTCAGCTGAGGCGACCTACCAAACGCTCGCCAAAACCGATCCGCAGGACACACGCCCTCTCATCGCCCACGCACTCCTCACTCAAGAAGCTGGAGACCACAATCTGCTGATGGCGTTGTTGGCAGAGGCACGACGGCGGGACGAAGCCGCTGGCCGTTCCACAGATCGCATTGATGAACTGGCAGCCGGATGGGGGATTTCCGCCACTCGACTCAAGGTGCTTGGACCGCGCCAGGGGACGCCTCAAACGCCTTGA
- the larC gene encoding nickel pincer cofactor biosynthesis protein LarC, whose protein sequence is MDLHVDCPTGLAGDMLLAGLIDLGVPLDVIESPLAALGLSGRFRLEVLEARSGGLRGRRVAVQSLEPDPPHRHWAEIRDLIQNASLDRDLQTQVLKVFSALAEAEAAVHGCEADAVHFHEVGAIDALVDVVGVCAAVRHMQPDVVSCTPPPTGHGSVRTAHGVLPVPAPAVLELARRHAIPLKHSEGFPPGELTTPTGLALMATLAERFTPPSLFVPVAVGVGLGHRQLDRPNLLRISRLQVDADVSSGLRWQPLVVQEAWIDDASPEDLAWLLTRLRDAGAVDAAVAPLQMKKGRAAHAVTALVSPEQADSLRQVWLTTGSSLGLRERQQGRWVLPRRSGTLTTAWGPLRAKQMRRPDGRCSVKPEADDLQRLSRTSGRSIEELRLAAASVPFESEEPWDW, encoded by the coding sequence GTGGACCTGCACGTTGATTGCCCAACGGGCCTCGCCGGGGACATGCTCCTGGCAGGCCTCATCGATCTGGGCGTTCCCTTAGATGTGATCGAGAGCCCATTGGCTGCGCTTGGACTTAGCGGCCGGTTTCGGCTTGAGGTTCTCGAGGCGCGCAGCGGTGGCCTGAGGGGGCGGCGGGTTGCAGTGCAGAGCCTGGAGCCGGATCCGCCGCACAGGCACTGGGCTGAGATTCGTGATCTGATCCAGAACGCGTCACTGGATCGGGACCTGCAGACGCAGGTGTTGAAGGTGTTCAGCGCTCTGGCCGAAGCCGAGGCCGCAGTTCATGGCTGTGAGGCGGACGCCGTGCATTTTCATGAAGTCGGCGCCATCGATGCTCTGGTGGATGTGGTGGGTGTGTGTGCTGCCGTGCGACACATGCAGCCGGATGTAGTCAGCTGCACCCCTCCACCAACGGGCCATGGATCGGTGCGGACAGCCCATGGTGTTCTGCCGGTGCCGGCTCCCGCCGTCCTGGAACTCGCTCGCCGCCATGCCATCCCGCTCAAGCATTCCGAAGGGTTTCCCCCCGGAGAGCTGACAACACCAACCGGTCTGGCATTGATGGCGACCCTGGCTGAGCGTTTCACGCCTCCTTCGCTCTTTGTGCCGGTTGCGGTCGGCGTTGGCCTCGGACACCGGCAACTCGACCGCCCGAACCTGTTGCGGATCTCGCGCCTGCAGGTCGATGCGGATGTGTCCTCCGGACTGCGTTGGCAACCTCTTGTGGTCCAGGAAGCCTGGATCGATGACGCCTCACCAGAGGATCTGGCTTGGTTGCTGACGCGGTTGCGGGATGCTGGAGCGGTGGATGCCGCGGTGGCTCCCCTGCAGATGAAGAAGGGACGGGCCGCCCATGCGGTGACAGCGTTGGTCAGCCCTGAACAGGCGGATTCGCTTCGTCAGGTCTGGTTGACGACGGGCTCAAGTCTTGGCCTGCGCGAACGGCAGCAGGGGCGCTGGGTTTTGCCTCGCCGCTCTGGAACCCTCACGACGGCCTGGGGCCCCCTGCGCGCCAAGCAGATGCGTCGACCGGATGGCCGCTGCAGTGTCAAGCCTGAAGCGGATGATCTTCAGCGCTTGAGCCGAACGAGTGGCCGTTCCATTGAAGAGTTGCGTCTGGCTGCTGCTTCGGTTCCCTTTGAATCCGAGGAACCATGGGATTGGTAG
- a CDS encoding lysylphosphatidylglycerol synthase transmembrane domain-containing protein, with product MGLVARWLRQPKLWITLASLVLIGVALVQQGGQLQEQTLDARGWWWLVLGLGLSWISILVNAAAWRLLLGWLGHLPPQLEVIQLFVRSNLLKYLPGGIWHLVERLRVLRHEIGAGPALAAVILDPLLIAAASVLMIVVGGWQNGLLLIAPLPALLMVPRWREPILQRLERLKARQFESSGERRLEIENYGSGRGGYPWTPMVWQLGFVACRFLGFYCCVFAFKLPDPAWFHWLASFSLAYAVGLVVPGAPGGLGVFEATLLLRLGSSVAEAPLLAVVLSYRVISTLADLLASGALVVDGALLKGISRRS from the coding sequence ATGGGATTGGTAGCGCGCTGGCTGCGCCAGCCAAAGCTTTGGATCACCCTGGCCAGCCTTGTGCTGATCGGTGTCGCCCTGGTGCAGCAGGGCGGACAACTCCAAGAGCAGACCCTGGACGCCCGGGGTTGGTGGTGGCTGGTGCTGGGACTCGGCCTCAGCTGGATCAGCATTCTTGTGAACGCAGCGGCCTGGCGACTGTTGCTTGGTTGGCTTGGCCATCTCCCGCCGCAGCTGGAGGTGATTCAGCTGTTCGTCCGAAGCAATCTGCTCAAGTACCTCCCCGGAGGGATCTGGCATCTTGTTGAGCGGTTGCGGGTCCTGCGACACGAGATTGGTGCAGGGCCGGCGCTGGCTGCGGTGATCCTGGACCCTCTCCTGATTGCGGCAGCGTCGGTTCTGATGATCGTGGTCGGGGGCTGGCAGAACGGATTGCTGTTGATCGCTCCGCTCCCAGCTCTCCTGATGGTGCCGCGCTGGCGTGAACCGATCCTGCAGCGCCTCGAGCGCCTCAAGGCCCGCCAGTTCGAGAGCAGCGGCGAAAGACGCCTTGAAATCGAGAACTACGGCAGTGGTCGTGGGGGCTACCCATGGACGCCAATGGTCTGGCAGTTGGGTTTCGTGGCCTGCCGTTTCCTCGGTTTTTATTGCTGTGTGTTTGCGTTCAAATTGCCGGATCCAGCCTGGTTCCACTGGCTGGCCTCCTTTTCGCTGGCCTATGCCGTTGGCCTGGTGGTTCCAGGTGCCCCGGGCGGTCTTGGGGTGTTTGAGGCCACGCTTTTGTTGCGGCTTGGCAGTTCGGTGGCCGAAGCACCTTTGCTCGCAGTGGTGCTCAGCTACCGGGTGATCTCGACGTTGGCGGATCTATTGGCCAGTGGAGCGTTGGTTGTTGATGGGGCCTTGTTGAAGGGGATCAGCCGCCGGTCATGA
- the xth gene encoding exodeoxyribonuclease III codes for MRIASWNVNSVRTRLEHVLTWLAAEQPDLLCLQETKVDDPIFPLERFEQQGWHVSVHGQKAYNGVALVSRTPLEDVRCGFLSELPDDAEADRLGEQKRVISALLDGVRVLNLYVPNGSSVGSEKYRYKLEWLRCLQRYLKALSARDEPLCMVGDFNIAPEAKDIHDPERLMGGIMATEDERTALLRAMDGRLHDVFRLFESETGHWSWWDYRTGAWDRDQGWRIDHIYLCDELLNRARSCSIHKAERGLNQPSDHAPVSVDLDWPPAEDDLDDESLF; via the coding sequence ATGCGGATTGCCTCGTGGAATGTGAACTCGGTGCGGACCCGCCTGGAGCATGTGCTGACTTGGCTGGCAGCCGAGCAACCCGATCTGCTCTGCCTGCAGGAAACCAAGGTGGATGATCCGATCTTTCCGCTGGAGCGGTTCGAGCAGCAGGGTTGGCATGTCAGCGTTCATGGACAGAAGGCCTACAACGGTGTGGCTCTGGTGAGCCGAACACCGCTGGAGGACGTTCGCTGCGGATTCCTCAGCGAGCTGCCGGATGATGCGGAAGCCGATCGCCTTGGGGAGCAAAAGCGGGTGATCAGCGCTCTTCTCGATGGCGTGAGGGTGCTCAACCTTTACGTGCCCAACGGATCATCCGTGGGGTCAGAGAAATACCGCTACAAGCTCGAGTGGCTCAGATGTCTGCAGCGGTACCTCAAGGCGCTGTCGGCACGGGATGAGCCGCTCTGCATGGTGGGGGACTTCAACATCGCTCCCGAGGCCAAAGACATCCACGACCCCGAGCGTCTGATGGGGGGAATCATGGCGACGGAAGACGAACGCACGGCCCTGCTCCGTGCCATGGATGGCCGACTCCATGACGTCTTCCGGTTATTTGAATCCGAGACAGGTCACTGGAGCTGGTGGGACTACCGCACCGGAGCCTGGGATCGCGATCAAGGCTGGCGCATCGACCACATTTATCTGTGCGACGAGTTGCTTAACCGCGCTCGAAGCTGCTCGATCCACAAGGCTGAACGAGGCTTGAACCAGCCCAGCGACCATGCCCCGGTGAGCGTCGATCTGGACTGGCCACCAGCTGAGGATGACCTGGACGATGAATCGCTGTTCTGA